A window of the Streptomyces sp. Ag109_O5-10 genome harbors these coding sequences:
- the mca gene encoding mycothiol conjugate amidase Mca, with protein sequence MTDQLRLMAVHAHPDDESSKGAATMAKYVSEGVDVLVVTCTGGERGSILNPKLQGDKYLEEHIHEVRKKEMDEAREILGVKQQWLGFVDSGLPEGDPLPPLPEGCFALEDVDKAAGELVRRIRAFRPQVITTYDENGGYPHPDHIMTHKISMVAFEGAADAEKYPEGEFGPVFQPQKLYYNQGFNRPRTEALHQAMLDRGLESPYGDWLKRWNEMERTERTLTTHIPCADFFEIRDKALIAHATQIDPDGGWFKVPMELQKEVWPTEEYELAKSLVDTSLPEDDLFAGIRDNA encoded by the coding sequence TTGACTGACCAGCTGCGACTGATGGCCGTCCACGCGCACCCCGACGACGAGTCGAGCAAGGGCGCGGCCACCATGGCGAAGTACGTGTCCGAGGGGGTGGACGTGCTGGTCGTGACCTGCACGGGCGGGGAGCGCGGCTCCATCCTCAATCCCAAGCTGCAGGGCGACAAGTACCTCGAGGAGCACATCCACGAGGTACGCAAGAAGGAGATGGACGAGGCCCGCGAGATCCTCGGGGTCAAGCAGCAGTGGCTCGGCTTCGTCGACTCCGGTCTGCCCGAGGGCGACCCGCTGCCGCCGCTGCCCGAGGGCTGCTTCGCCCTGGAGGACGTCGACAAGGCGGCCGGCGAGCTGGTGCGCAGGATCCGCGCGTTCCGTCCCCAGGTGATCACCACCTACGACGAGAACGGCGGCTACCCGCACCCGGACCACATCATGACCCACAAGATCTCGATGGTGGCCTTCGAGGGCGCGGCCGACGCCGAGAAGTACCCCGAGGGCGAGTTCGGGCCGGTCTTCCAGCCGCAGAAGCTCTACTACAACCAGGGCTTCAACCGCCCGCGCACCGAGGCGCTGCACCAGGCCATGCTGGACCGTGGCCTGGAGTCGCCGTACGGGGACTGGCTGAAGCGGTGGAACGAGATGGAGCGCACCGAGCGCACCCTGACCACGCACATCCCGTGCGCGGACTTCTTCGAGATCCGTGACAAGGCGCTGATCGCGCACGCCACGCAGATCGATCCGGACGGCGGCTGGTTCAAGGTGCCGATGGAGCTCCAGAAGGAGGTCTGGCCGACCGAGGAGTACGAGCTGGCGAAGTCGCTCGTCGACACCTCCCTCCCCGAGGACGACCTCTTTGCGGGCATCCGCGACAATGCCTGA
- a CDS encoding DUF4307 domain-containing protein, which translates to MSTASTRLPEGRYGSSSDERADRKLRVAGAVLGALLLVLVGYWAYHYVVQSKISAQVVTFAASAHAVEVHLEVHKDSGASGYCTLRSQAADGSEVGRADFRFTGSATEIDRVVTLRTTARGTTAELLGCHAD; encoded by the coding sequence ATGAGTACCGCGAGCACGCGGCTGCCCGAGGGCCGTTACGGCAGCTCCTCGGACGAGCGCGCAGACCGCAAGCTCAGGGTCGCCGGTGCGGTGCTGGGTGCCCTGCTGCTCGTCCTGGTCGGCTACTGGGCCTACCACTATGTCGTACAGAGCAAGATCAGCGCCCAGGTCGTGACCTTCGCCGCTTCGGCCCACGCGGTCGAGGTGCATCTGGAGGTCCACAAGGACTCCGGCGCCTCCGGCTACTGCACGCTGCGCTCCCAGGCGGCGGACGGCTCCGAGGTGGGCCGGGCGGACTTCCGCTTCACCGGCTCCGCGACCGAGATCGACCGGGTGGTCACCCTGCGTACGACGGCCCGGGGCACCACAGCGGAGCTGCTCGGCTGCCACGCCGACTGA
- the greA gene encoding transcription elongation factor GreA: MTQTSENVTWLTQEAYNQLKAELEYLSGPARTEIAAKIAAAREEGDLRENGGYHAAKEEQGKQELRVRQLTQLLENAKVGEAPASADGAVAPGMVVTIAFDGDEDDTMTFLLASREYASADIETYSPQSPLGTGVIGHKVGEDAEYELPNGKKASVRILKAEPYSG; this comes from the coding sequence GTGACCCAGACCAGCGAGAACGTCACCTGGCTGACCCAGGAGGCGTACAACCAGCTCAAGGCCGAGCTGGAGTACCTGTCTGGTCCTGCGCGCACGGAGATCGCCGCCAAGATCGCCGCCGCGCGCGAGGAGGGCGACCTGCGCGAGAACGGCGGGTACCACGCGGCCAAGGAGGAGCAGGGCAAGCAGGAGCTCCGTGTGCGCCAGCTGACCCAGCTTCTGGAGAACGCCAAGGTCGGCGAGGCCCCGGCGTCCGCGGACGGCGCCGTCGCGCCCGGCATGGTGGTGACCATCGCCTTCGACGGTGACGAGGACGACACCATGACCTTCCTTCTGGCCTCCCGCGAGTACGCCAGCGCCGACATCGAGACGTACTCCCCGCAGTCCCCCCTGGGTACCGGCGTGATCGGTCACAAGGTGGGCGAGGACGCGGAGTACGAGCTGCCGAACGGCAAGAAGGCCTCGGTGAGGATCCTGAAGGCCGAGCCCTACTCGGGCTGA
- a CDS encoding ABC transporter permease, with the protein MSAVSDTARVPAAPGNALTQSFRDSMVVAKRNLIRMSRIPEMIIYGLIQPIMFVVLFTYVFGGSMQIGGSTSAVDYKNFLMAGIFAQTVTFATASSGAGIADDMHKGLIDRFRSLPMARGAVLTGRTLADLVQTALTLVVLAVVALIVGWRVGTDGDTNVGKVLAAFALLLLLGYAFTWIGALIGMSVRTPEAATSSGLIWLFPVTFISNAFVDTGHMTPWLRHIAEWNPFSATVQACRVLFGNPGQSLSQAWPMQHPVWASLIYSVLIIAIFRTLAVRKYRSATA; encoded by the coding sequence GTGAGCGCCGTCAGCGACACCGCGCGGGTGCCGGCCGCCCCCGGCAACGCCCTGACCCAGTCGTTCCGCGACTCGATGGTCGTGGCGAAGAGGAACCTGATCCGGATGTCCCGGATCCCTGAAATGATTATCTACGGGCTGATCCAGCCCATCATGTTCGTGGTGCTGTTCACCTACGTCTTCGGCGGGTCCATGCAGATCGGCGGCAGCACCAGCGCCGTCGACTACAAGAACTTCCTGATGGCCGGCATCTTCGCGCAGACCGTCACCTTCGCGACGGCCAGCTCCGGAGCCGGCATCGCCGACGACATGCACAAGGGACTCATCGACCGCTTCCGCTCCCTGCCCATGGCGCGCGGTGCGGTGCTGACCGGGCGCACACTCGCCGACCTGGTGCAGACGGCCCTGACCCTGGTGGTCCTGGCCGTGGTCGCCCTGATCGTCGGCTGGCGCGTCGGGACCGACGGCGACACCAACGTCGGCAAGGTCCTCGCCGCCTTCGCGCTCCTGCTCCTGCTCGGCTACGCGTTCACCTGGATCGGCGCCCTGATCGGCATGTCCGTCCGCACTCCCGAGGCGGCCACCTCCAGCGGACTGATCTGGCTGTTCCCGGTCACCTTCATCTCGAACGCCTTCGTGGACACCGGCCACATGACCCCGTGGCTGCGGCACATCGCCGAGTGGAACCCGTTCAGCGCCACGGTGCAGGCCTGCCGGGTGCTCTTCGGCAACCCCGGCCAGTCCCTGTCGCAGGCCTGGCCGATGCAGCACCCGGTGTGGGCCTCGCTGATCTACTCGGTCCTGATCATCGCGATATTCCGGACGCTCGCGGTCCGCAAGTACCGCTCCGCCACCGCCTGA
- a CDS encoding ATP-binding cassette domain-containing protein, which yields MPGAIYAEGLVKTFGDVRALDGVDLDVPEGTVLGLLGPNGAGKTTAVRCLTTLLRPDSGKAVVAGIDVLGQPDAVRRSIGLSGQFAAVDEYLTGRENLQMVGQLYQMRAKQAKARAIELLEQFNLTDAADRPTKTYSGGMRRRLDLAAALVVSPPVMFMDEPTTGLDPRNRQQLWEVIQQLVSGGTTLLLTTQYLEEADHLAHDIAVVDHGKVIAQGTSDELKARTGGERVEVVVHERDHIRTAAEVLRGFGKGDTTVEEHTRKLTVPVTGGAKLLAEVIRELDSRGIEIDDIALRRPTLDDVFLSLTGHVAEEKPEGNGEPGSKKNTRKEAVK from the coding sequence ATGCCAGGCGCCATCTATGCCGAAGGTCTGGTCAAGACCTTCGGCGACGTAAGGGCTTTGGACGGCGTCGACCTCGACGTCCCCGAAGGCACGGTCCTCGGACTGCTCGGGCCGAACGGCGCGGGCAAGACGACAGCCGTCCGCTGCCTGACGACCCTGCTCCGCCCCGACAGCGGCAAGGCCGTCGTCGCGGGCATAGACGTCCTCGGGCAACCGGACGCCGTACGCCGCTCCATCGGCCTGTCCGGACAGTTCGCGGCGGTCGACGAGTACCTCACCGGCCGCGAGAACCTGCAGATGGTCGGCCAGCTCTACCAGATGCGGGCCAAGCAGGCCAAGGCCCGCGCGATCGAGCTGCTTGAGCAGTTCAATCTCACCGACGCCGCCGACCGCCCCACCAAGACCTACTCCGGCGGCATGCGCCGCCGCCTCGACCTCGCCGCCGCCCTGGTCGTCTCCCCGCCGGTGATGTTCATGGACGAGCCGACCACCGGCCTCGACCCGCGCAACCGCCAGCAGCTGTGGGAGGTCATCCAGCAACTGGTCTCCGGTGGCACCACCCTGCTGCTCACCACCCAGTACCTGGAAGAGGCCGACCACCTCGCCCACGACATCGCGGTCGTCGACCACGGCAAGGTCATCGCCCAGGGCACCTCCGACGAACTCAAGGCCCGCACCGGCGGCGAGCGCGTCGAGGTCGTGGTGCACGAGCGCGACCACATCCGGACCGCCGCCGAGGTGCTGCGCGGCTTCGGCAAGGGCGACACCACCGTCGAGGAGCACACCCGCAAGCTCACCGTCCCCGTCACCGGCGGCGCCAAGCTGCTCGCCGAGGTCATCCGCGAGCTGGACTCCCGGGGCATCGAGATCGACGACATCGCCCTGCGCCGCCCCACCCTCGACGACGTCTTCCTCTCCCTGACCGGACACGTGGCCGAGGAGAAGCCCGAGGGCAACGGCGAGCCGGGCAGCAAGAAGAACACCCGCAAGGAGGCCGTGAAGTGA
- the ilvA gene encoding threonine ammonia-lyase, giving the protein MSYSTADSLRPVTLDDVRGAQKMLTGVARTTAMEGSRHLSQLVGSPVHLKCENLQRTGSFKLRGAYVRIAGLLPEERAAGVVAASAGNHAQGVALASSLLGVHSTVFMPNGAPLPKISATREYGAEVRLHGQVVDETLAAAQEYAAETGAVFIHPFDHPDVIAGQGTVGLEILDQCPEVGTIVVGIGGGGLAAGIAVAVKAVRPDVRIVGVQAAGAAAYPPSLAAGRPVTVANPATMADGIRVGRPGDVPFALVEELVDEVRTVSEDQLSAALLLCLERAKMVVEPAGASPVAALLGEPGAFAGPVVAVLSGGNVDPVLLQRVLRHGMAAQGRYLAVRLRLTDRPGALATLLGVLSAVDANVLDVSHIRTDPRLGLTEAEVELHLETKGPVHCTEVGRSLREAGYTVID; this is encoded by the coding sequence ATGAGCTACAGCACGGCTGACTCCTTGCGCCCCGTCACCCTCGACGACGTGCGAGGCGCCCAGAAGATGCTCACGGGCGTGGCGCGGACGACCGCGATGGAGGGCAGCAGGCATCTGTCCCAGTTGGTCGGCTCGCCGGTGCACCTCAAGTGCGAGAACCTCCAGCGGACCGGTTCGTTCAAGCTGCGCGGCGCCTACGTCCGGATCGCCGGGCTGCTGCCCGAGGAGCGTGCCGCCGGGGTCGTCGCCGCGAGCGCCGGGAACCACGCGCAGGGCGTGGCGCTGGCATCGTCACTGCTCGGCGTGCACTCGACGGTGTTCATGCCCAACGGCGCCCCGCTGCCCAAGATCAGTGCCACCCGGGAGTACGGAGCCGAGGTGCGGCTGCACGGCCAGGTGGTCGACGAGACGCTGGCCGCCGCCCAGGAGTACGCGGCCGAGACCGGCGCGGTGTTCATCCACCCCTTCGACCACCCGGACGTCATCGCCGGCCAGGGCACGGTGGGGCTGGAGATCCTGGACCAGTGCCCGGAGGTCGGCACGATCGTCGTCGGGATCGGCGGCGGCGGGCTCGCGGCGGGGATCGCGGTCGCGGTGAAGGCGGTCCGGCCGGACGTGCGGATCGTCGGCGTCCAGGCGGCGGGCGCGGCCGCGTATCCGCCCTCGCTGGCTGCCGGGCGCCCGGTCACGGTGGCGAACCCGGCGACGATGGCCGACGGCATCAGGGTCGGACGGCCCGGTGACGTGCCGTTCGCACTCGTCGAGGAGCTGGTCGACGAGGTCCGCACGGTCAGCGAGGACCAGCTGTCCGCCGCGCTGCTGCTCTGCCTGGAGCGGGCCAAGATGGTCGTGGAACCGGCCGGGGCCAGCCCGGTCGCGGCGCTGCTCGGCGAGCCCGGCGCCTTCGCCGGACCGGTCGTCGCCGTGCTGTCCGGCGGCAACGTGGACCCGGTGCTGCTGCAGCGGGTGCTGCGGCACGGCATGGCCGCGCAGGGCCGCTACCTGGCCGTACGGCTGCGGCTGACCGACCGGCCGGGCGCGCTCGCCACCCTGCTCGGGGTGCTGTCCGCGGTCGACGCGAACGTCCTCGACGTGAGCCACATCCGCACCGACCCCCGCCTCGGGCTCACGGAGGCGGAGGTCGAACTCCACCTGGAGACCAAGGGTCCGGTCCACTGCACCGAGGTCGGCCGGTCCCTGCGGGAGGCCGGTTACACGGTCATCGACTGA
- a CDS encoding MarR family winged helix-turn-helix transcriptional regulator, with translation MDMTTVGDTGLLDTLQHEVAVFARRAEQTRLGGVGQVRNSMDRAAYLLLNRLDKEGPMGVKALAASMGIDSSTVTRQVAPLVDTGLVKRTSHPEDGRAVVLQLSPRGLSRLEEVRSSRRQLMAELTQDWEPAERETFCALLTRFNSALSARMAVPPGSDTTPAS, from the coding sequence ATGGACATGACGACCGTCGGTGACACCGGTCTTCTCGACACGCTGCAGCACGAGGTGGCGGTGTTCGCCCGCCGTGCCGAACAGACCCGGCTCGGAGGCGTCGGGCAGGTGCGCAACTCCATGGACCGCGCCGCGTATCTGCTGCTCAACCGCCTGGACAAGGAAGGCCCCATGGGGGTCAAGGCGCTCGCCGCGAGCATGGGGATCGACTCGTCCACGGTCACCCGGCAGGTGGCTCCGCTGGTCGACACCGGGCTCGTCAAGCGCACCTCCCACCCCGAGGACGGCCGGGCCGTGGTGCTCCAGCTGTCCCCGCGCGGGCTGTCGCGGCTGGAGGAAGTGCGATCGTCGCGGCGCCAGTTGATGGCGGAGCTGACGCAGGACTGGGAGCCGGCGGAGCGCGAGACGTTCTGCGCGCTGCTCACCCGCTTCAACAGCGCGCTGTCGGCGCGGATGGCGGTGCCGCCGGGCTCGGACACCACGCCGGCCTCCTGA